In one Nitrospira sp. genomic region, the following are encoded:
- a CDS encoding LptF/LptG family permease, producing the protein MLHTILDRYIFRELLSPFCISLGALCFVMLTKELLRLVELLVTKGIGFLSVLKVFAHLLPSFLVLTLPIAGIIASITAFGRLSLDKELVAMRAAGFSLLRLSQAVFLFAALVCGLTLIMAQYGQPWSNVNLKKVALNLLRDELVLELDRGVFNEAIPKMVIYVPDAQEGRDNRGIFVADERNPADPRIIVAQQYQVMTDPATSQVALRLMNGVIHSRPQNAEEYQKISFAAYDLKLSIAASLYGAEERTPMEVIRAKLESSNWTDTNALRRMMEYYKDLAFPAASLVFCILGVPVGIVSKRSGSIGGFAVGVLVVIAYYVLNVACEFLVTTLWISPFAGAWLPNVVFTIVTIFWFYRVSRQ; encoded by the coding sequence GTGCTGCACACCATCCTCGATCGTTACATTTTTCGCGAGCTGCTCTCCCCGTTTTGCATCAGCTTGGGCGCACTCTGCTTCGTGATGCTGACGAAGGAGTTGCTCCGCCTGGTAGAACTGCTGGTCACGAAGGGGATCGGCTTTCTGTCCGTCCTGAAGGTCTTCGCACACTTGCTCCCCTCATTCCTGGTGCTGACGCTGCCCATTGCCGGCATCATCGCGTCGATTACCGCCTTTGGCCGCCTCTCGCTCGATAAAGAGCTGGTGGCGATGCGCGCCGCCGGATTCAGCCTGTTGCGGTTGTCTCAGGCGGTGTTTCTGTTTGCGGCACTGGTCTGCGGCTTGACGCTCATCATGGCGCAATACGGTCAGCCCTGGAGCAATGTCAATCTCAAGAAGGTGGCGCTCAACCTGTTGCGTGATGAACTCGTGCTGGAACTCGATCGCGGCGTCTTCAATGAAGCCATCCCCAAGATGGTGATCTACGTACCCGACGCGCAGGAGGGACGGGACAACCGCGGGATCTTCGTGGCCGACGAACGCAATCCTGCCGACCCGCGCATCATCGTGGCACAGCAGTACCAAGTCATGACTGACCCGGCCACCAGCCAGGTGGCGCTGCGACTGATGAACGGCGTGATCCATAGCCGCCCCCAAAACGCCGAGGAGTATCAGAAAATTTCGTTTGCGGCCTACGACTTGAAGCTGAGCATCGCCGCAAGCCTGTACGGAGCCGAAGAGCGCACACCGATGGAGGTCATCCGCGCGAAGTTGGAAAGTTCCAACTGGACCGACACCAACGCCCTCCGGCGTATGATGGAATACTACAAGGACCTGGCATTTCCCGCCGCTTCACTGGTGTTTTGCATTCTGGGCGTGCCGGTCGGGATCGTCTCCAAACGCTCCGGCAGCATCGGCGGATTCGCGGTCGGCGTGCTCGTGGTCATCGCCTATTACGTCCTCAACGTCGCCTGTGAATTTCTCGTCACCACGCTCTGGATCTCTCCGTTCGCCGGCGCCTGGTTGCCCAACGTCGTCTTCACCATCGTCACGATTTTCTGGTTCTATCGGGTGAGCCGGCAGTAA
- the lptG gene encoding LPS export ABC transporter permease LptG codes for MTILFRYMLREYVKIFGMCFSGLMTIYLVIDFFEKVRRFLRYDAHALDVLAYFVLKMPAISYQIAPLAVLMATLLTIGLLSRSHEITAMRSCGISLYWITSPFIFLGTVLAMVLFLFSSTVIPLALAKAEQIKTTQIEKRTTPVSLKAAQPWVSLGGQTLMNIDTIDPGGAVLRNIRLYRLSPTFQLQEIAEAKRAVYSPQGWALHEGFSRAFREDGTVSVTSFQTQPLALPHIPDDFTTWAELDPDTMTLREIRAYVDRLQLGGTLLPRLLTDYYGRIAFPCVTLIMVIIGIALSLRRTGVRGSGMAMGIGQAMAVGFFYWSTHSVAIALGRGGALSPMLAGWMANMVFLTFGLYLLLKVRY; via the coding sequence ATGACTATTCTCTTTCGCTACATGCTGCGCGAGTATGTGAAGATTTTCGGCATGTGCTTTTCCGGGCTCATGACGATCTACCTGGTCATCGACTTTTTCGAGAAGGTCCGCCGGTTCCTGCGGTATGACGCGCACGCGCTGGATGTGCTGGCCTACTTCGTGTTGAAAATGCCGGCCATCTCCTATCAGATCGCTCCGCTGGCGGTGCTGATGGCGACCCTGTTGACCATCGGCCTGCTCTCGCGCAGCCATGAAATCACGGCCATGCGCAGTTGCGGCATCAGTCTCTATTGGATTACCTCCCCGTTCATCTTCCTGGGGACCGTGCTGGCCATGGTGCTGTTCCTGTTCAGTTCCACAGTGATTCCGTTGGCCTTGGCGAAAGCCGAGCAGATCAAGACGACGCAGATCGAGAAACGCACCACTCCGGTCTCACTCAAGGCGGCGCAGCCCTGGGTGAGCCTCGGCGGCCAGACCTTGATGAACATCGATACCATCGACCCGGGCGGGGCGGTGCTGCGCAACATCCGGCTATATCGTCTGAGCCCGACGTTCCAACTCCAAGAAATCGCCGAAGCCAAACGCGCGGTCTATTCCCCACAAGGCTGGGCCCTGCACGAAGGCTTCTCCCGCGCCTTCCGCGAGGACGGCACCGTCTCGGTCACCAGTTTTCAGACGCAGCCGCTGGCACTTCCACACATTCCGGACGACTTCACCACCTGGGCGGAGTTGGACCCGGACACGATGACGCTTCGAGAGATTCGCGCGTACGTCGATCGGCTGCAATTGGGGGGAACGCTCCTGCCGCGCCTGCTGACGGATTACTATGGGCGCATCGCTTTTCCCTGCGTGACGCTTATCATGGTGATCATCGGCATCGCGTTGAGCCTTCGCCGCACCGGCGTTCGCGGCAGCGGCATGGCTATGGGTATCGGCCAGGCGATGGCCGTAGGCTTTTTCTACTGGTCCACCCACTCCGTGGCGATTGCGTTAGGTCGCGGAGGCGCACTTTCGCCGATGCTGGCCGGATGGATGG